Proteins from a single region of Bacteroidia bacterium:
- a CDS encoding WcaF family extracellular polysaccharide biosynthesis acetyltransferase, whose amino-acid sequence MSKKSTHLSQFNNDWYNTDASLFKRGLWYFISACFFKSFCPINNLKLFFLRIFGAKVGKNVVIKPSVNIKYPWKLIIGENVWIGENVWIDNLATVTIQDNVCISQGAMLLTGNHNYKKETFDLMIGEILLENGVWIGAKSVVSPDVKCFSHAVLSVGSVAVKNLEAYTIYQGNPAQKIKERIFE is encoded by the coding sequence ATGTCTAAAAAAAGCACGCATCTTTCTCAATTTAACAACGATTGGTACAACACCGATGCTTCGCTATTCAAAAGAGGTTTATGGTATTTTATAAGTGCTTGTTTCTTCAAAAGTTTTTGTCCCATTAATAATCTAAAACTCTTTTTTTTACGAATTTTTGGTGCGAAAGTCGGAAAGAACGTGGTGATAAAACCTTCCGTAAATATTAAATATCCTTGGAAATTAATTATTGGAGAAAATGTGTGGATTGGCGAAAATGTGTGGATTGATAATTTAGCAACCGTAACGATTCAAGATAACGTTTGTATCTCACAAGGCGCCATGCTTTTAACAGGAAATCACAATTATAAAAAAGAAACTTTTGATTTGATGATTGGAGAAATTTTGTTAGAAAATGGCGTTTGGATTGGTGCAAAATCCGTGGTTTCTCCGGACGTAAAATGTTTTTCGCACGCTGTTTTATCGGTTGGTTCCGTTGCTGTAAAAAATCTCGAAGCATACACCATTTATCAAGGAAATCCGGCTCAAAAAATCAAAGAACGAATTTTTGAATAA
- the asnB gene encoding asparagine synthase (glutamine-hydrolyzing), giving the protein MCGINGIYGINNSEEALAKLKQMNTALAHRGPDDEGVFLNNEIALGHRRLSIIDLSAAGHQPMTSHDGRYTIVYNGELYNYKNIKLDLQRVTRDNTDEISSFVFRTNTDTEVILAAYIRWGKACLQQFNGMFAFAIWDNLKKELFIARDRLGIKPLYYFQKNNLFLFSSELRALLSSECIPRKIDQNSLVDYLRYQTVHAPSTIVENVKMLLPGHCMKITNTEIEIENYWKLIPKNYDTSKEKKYEHICKDVKKLLGDAVERRLVADVPFGAFLSGGIDSSAIVALMSQVSSKKIKTFSVTFDESEFSEAKYAQLIAKKYDTDHHEIKLKPIDFIEDLPDALKAMDHPSGDGPNTFVVSKATKNAGITMALSGLGGDELFAGYPVFKQWMELKSKFWLNMIPPFARNLGGTILTNIKPSVASEKKAALLKNEVIDFNAFYSLSRQTLLDNQLNILRSENLPANSVSEFLKKQKIANIKSEISKVSVAEISTYMQNVLLRDTDQMSMANALEVRVPFLDHTLVEYVLMLSDKSKFPITPKKLLTDSLGDLLPPEIINRPKMGFTFPWKHWLKNELNSFCEQRIIALSKRIFFNEKEVIQLWKDFLKDNPRVTWSRIWHLVVLENWLQENNIE; this is encoded by the coding sequence GTGTGCGGAATTAACGGGATATACGGTATTAACAATAGCGAAGAGGCACTTGCAAAACTAAAGCAAATGAATACTGCTTTGGCACATCGAGGACCTGACGATGAAGGTGTTTTTTTAAATAACGAAATCGCACTCGGACACAGAAGACTTTCTATCATTGATCTTTCAGCTGCCGGACATCAACCGATGACTTCACACGACGGTCGTTATACAATCGTTTACAACGGAGAATTATACAACTATAAAAATATCAAACTCGATTTACAGCGCGTAACGCGCGACAATACTGATGAAATTTCGAGTTTTGTTTTTCGTACCAACACAGATACAGAAGTAATTCTCGCTGCCTATATTCGTTGGGGAAAGGCTTGTTTGCAACAGTTTAATGGAATGTTTGCTTTTGCGATTTGGGATAATTTGAAAAAAGAATTGTTCATCGCACGCGATCGACTTGGAATAAAACCATTGTATTATTTTCAGAAAAATAATTTATTTCTTTTTTCTTCAGAACTCAGAGCATTGCTTTCTTCCGAATGTATTCCGCGAAAGATAGATCAAAATAGTTTAGTAGATTATTTACGCTATCAAACTGTTCATGCGCCTTCCACGATAGTAGAAAATGTGAAAATGCTTCTTCCAGGGCATTGCATGAAAATTACAAATACGGAAATAGAGATTGAAAATTATTGGAAATTAATTCCGAAAAATTACGATACTTCGAAAGAAAAAAAATACGAGCATATCTGTAAAGACGTAAAAAAATTATTAGGAGATGCCGTTGAAAGACGCTTGGTAGCAGATGTTCCTTTTGGCGCATTTCTTTCTGGAGGTATTGATTCCAGTGCGATTGTGGCTTTAATGAGTCAAGTTTCTTCAAAAAAAATAAAAACATTTTCTGTTACATTTGATGAAAGTGAATTTAGTGAAGCAAAATATGCGCAGCTCATCGCAAAAAAATACGATACTGATCATCACGAAATAAAGTTGAAACCTATTGATTTTATTGAAGATTTACCTGATGCATTAAAAGCGATGGATCATCCGAGCGGCGATGGACCTAATACATTTGTGGTTTCGAAAGCAACAAAAAATGCAGGAATTACAATGGCTTTGTCGGGTTTGGGCGGCGATGAACTTTTTGCAGGTTACCCCGTTTTCAAACAATGGATGGAGTTGAAAAGTAAATTTTGGCTGAATATGATTCCTCCTTTTGCTAGAAATCTTGGAGGAACAATCTTGACAAACATCAAACCAAGCGTGGCTTCTGAGAAAAAAGCGGCACTATTGAAAAATGAAGTAATTGATTTTAATGCGTTTTATAGTTTATCACGACAAACTTTATTGGACAATCAATTAAACATTCTTCGCTCCGAAAATTTGCCGGCAAACAGTGTATCTGAATTTCTAAAAAAACAAAAAATAGCAAATATTAAATCTGAAATTTCAAAAGTTTCTGTCGCGGAAATTTCTACTTATATGCAAAATGTTTTACTTCGTGATACCGACCAAATGAGCATGGCGAACGCTTTAGAAGTACGCGTCCCTTTCCTAGATCACACTTTAGTTGAATACGTTTTAATGCTTTCCGACAAATCAAAATTTCCGATCACACCAAAAAAGTTATTGACAGATTCTTTAGGCGATTTATTACCACCGGAAATTATCAATCGTCCGAAAATGGGCTTTACTTTCCCTTGGAAACACTGGTTAAAAAACGAATTAAATAGTTTTTGCGAACAACGAATAATCGCTCTTTCCAAAAGAATTTTTTTCAATGAAAAAGAAGTGATTCAATTGTGGAAGGATTTTTTAAAAGACAATCCGCGTGTAACGTGGTCGAGGATTTGGCATTTAGTAGTGCTCGAAAATTGGTTGCAAGAAAATAACATCGAGTAA
- a CDS encoding glycosyltransferase yields the protein MYRPLKSVVTPVYNGEFCMDELILQLTIELSTISSGFEIVLVDDRRSDKSRKKILENCKKDTRVRGIQLSRDFGQHHAITAGLDYLKEKEVVVPDCGLQDNPVSNILFSLF from the coding sequence ATGTATCGACCGTTAAAAAGTGTTGTTACTCCCGTTTACAACGGAGAATTCTGTATGGACGAATTAATCCTACAGTTAACGATTGAATTAAGCACAATTTCAAGCGGTTTTGAAATCGTGTTGGTGGATGATAGAAGATCTGATAAATCGCGAAAAAAAATTCTTGAGAACTGCAAAAAAGACACACGAGTTAGAGGTATTCAACTGAGCCGAGATTTTGGGCAACATCATGCTATAACTGCAGGACTAGATTATTTAAAAGAAAAAGAGGTAGTTGTGCCGGATTGTGGTTTACAAGATAATCCAGTTTCAAATATTTTATTCTCTTTATTTTAA
- a CDS encoding O-antigen ligase family protein produces the protein MLLSWVVIGGYGGPVIYGYLPITLLLLKRRERYMELFIGFFFMLTISDSRQVLLSFAENVKNEYIVLLALFIILDIKKFQPLNLLYKRFIPFFLFAFFCLFFTESFAISFEKTLSYLLMLLIVPVYMSKVFRDQGEEFIKTLIWFVTFLLFVGFIMKFIDPAFTTLEDRYCGILGNPNGLGIFVTMYFLLCAIVFDYFPDLFSKTDKIIIYIAIFASVILSDSRSAIFAILIFLVFKYFYKLSPFLGFILFLLFIVGYQVISNNIEGVINALGLQHFFRVKTFADASGRFIAWDFAWENIKKNILIGKGFNYTEYLFHSNYTELSKLGHQGNAHNSYLTFWLDTGLIGLLLYFRGFFITFIQAAKKTRISIPIMYAVLFSINFESWLCASLNPFTIQLFMILTIITSDEFYTKAEENTLLVH, from the coding sequence TTGCTTCTTTCATGGGTTGTAATAGGCGGTTACGGAGGTCCTGTTATTTATGGATACCTCCCGATTACTTTGCTGCTTTTGAAAAGACGAGAGCGTTATATGGAATTATTTATTGGTTTTTTTTTCATGCTCACTATTTCAGATAGCCGACAAGTGCTTTTATCTTTTGCCGAAAATGTAAAAAATGAATACATTGTATTATTAGCCTTGTTTATTATTTTAGATATTAAAAAATTTCAGCCCTTAAATCTGCTCTACAAAAGATTTATTCCTTTTTTTTTATTTGCATTTTTCTGCTTATTTTTCACAGAGTCATTTGCCATTAGTTTTGAGAAAACACTTTCGTATTTGTTAATGTTATTAATCGTTCCTGTTTATATGTCGAAAGTTTTTCGAGATCAAGGCGAAGAGTTTATCAAAACACTTATTTGGTTCGTCACGTTTTTGTTATTCGTCGGATTTATCATGAAATTTATAGATCCAGCATTTACTACGCTGGAAGATAGGTACTGCGGAATACTCGGAAATCCAAACGGACTTGGAATTTTTGTTACCATGTATTTTTTACTTTGCGCCATTGTCTTCGATTATTTTCCTGATTTATTTTCGAAAACAGATAAAATCATTATTTATATCGCCATTTTTGCTTCCGTTATTTTGTCCGATTCGCGCAGTGCCATTTTCGCTATTTTAATTTTCCTCGTCTTTAAATATTTTTATAAACTTTCTCCTTTTTTAGGATTCATTTTATTCCTGTTATTTATCGTGGGTTACCAAGTCATCTCTAACAATATTGAAGGCGTTATCAATGCTTTAGGATTACAACATTTTTTCCGAGTAAAAACATTTGCCGACGCTTCCGGAAGATTCATCGCATGGGATTTTGCTTGGGAGAACATCAAAAAAAATATTCTTATCGGCAAAGGATTTAATTACACCGAATATCTTTTTCATTCAAATTATACAGAATTGAGTAAACTCGGACATCAAGGAAATGCACACAATTCATATCTTACTTTTTGGTTGGATACTGGCTTAATCGGCTTGTTGCTCTACTTCCGCGGTTTTTTTATAACATTTATCCAAGCGGCAAAAAAAACACGTATTTCCATACCCATTATGTATGCGGTATTATTTTCTATTAATTTTGAATCTTGGCTCTGCGCCTCGCTCAATCCTTTTACCATCCAACTTTTTATGATATTAACCATTATCACCAGCGATGAATTCTACACAAAAGCCGAAGAAAATACTCTTCTTGTACACTGA
- a CDS encoding acetyltransferase, producing MSKTLAILGAGELGKQIANLAIADYHYDKILFYDDFNTGNLICGNSSNLIHDFNDKKFNELIIGIGYNFLKERQEKFKLFCDKIPFGIIIHSSAWVDSTATINKGCVIYPRTTIDKNVIIHSNVIINLNCVIAHDSVVHSHTFLSPGVNVAGFVTIGECCNIGISTTIIDNINIVDNTQTGGGTVVIKDITNPGLYVGNTAKFIR from the coding sequence ATGAGTAAAACGCTTGCCATATTGGGTGCAGGAGAATTAGGGAAGCAAATAGCCAACTTAGCTATTGCCGATTATCATTATGATAAAATTTTATTTTATGATGATTTTAATACTGGGAATTTAATCTGCGGAAATTCAAGCAATCTAATCCATGATTTTAATGATAAGAAATTTAATGAACTCATTATTGGTATTGGCTACAATTTTCTGAAGGAACGTCAAGAAAAATTTAAATTGTTTTGTGACAAAATTCCGTTTGGGATCATTATTCATTCGTCAGCTTGGGTAGATTCGACAGCCACAATAAACAAAGGATGTGTTATTTATCCTCGAACGACAATAGATAAAAACGTAATCATTCACTCCAATGTTATCATAAATCTAAATTGTGTCATTGCTCATGATTCTGTGGTACATTCGCATACGTTTCTTTCTCCTGGAGTGAATGTTGCAGGGTTTGTAACCATTGGAGAATGCTGCAATATTGGCATTAGTACCACTATTATTGACAACATAAATATCGTTGATAATACGCAAACTGGTGGTGGAACGGTTGTCATAAAAGATATTACAAACCCTGGGTTATATGTTGGAAATACTGCAAAATTTATACGATAA
- a CDS encoding glycosyltransferase family 2 protein — translation MISPLKISIITVCFNSEATIEETLKSVISQDYPNIEYIVIDGKSTDATLFIIEKYRNNIQKFISEKDEGLYFAINKGIEMASGEVIGILHSDDFYMNKNVLTKVMKLFTETQSDSVYGDLQYIDNVSNKIIRHWKAGHYSENLFLKGWMPPHPSFFVLKKIFFQYGFFNTIFQSAADYELMLRFLHKHKISTHYLPEVLVKMRVGGKSNASFINRIKANKEDRFAWKINNLQPNFLTLWLKPFSKIKQFFGQ, via the coding sequence ATGATTTCTCCTTTAAAAATAAGCATTATCACCGTTTGCTTTAACAGCGAAGCAACGATTGAAGAAACGTTGAAATCTGTTATTTCGCAAGATTACCCGAATATCGAATACATTGTGATTGATGGAAAATCAACAGACGCAACACTTTTTATCATTGAAAAATACAGAAATAATATACAAAAATTTATTTCCGAAAAAGACGAAGGACTTTATTTCGCGATTAATAAAGGCATTGAAATGGCATCGGGCGAGGTAATTGGAATTTTACATTCGGATGATTTTTATATGAATAAAAATGTTCTCACAAAAGTGATGAAATTATTTACAGAAACGCAGAGTGATAGTGTTTACGGGGATTTACAGTACATAGATAATGTGAGCAACAAGATTATTCGTCATTGGAAAGCTGGACATTATTCCGAAAACTTATTTTTGAAAGGCTGGATGCCGCCGCATCCTTCTTTTTTTGTGCTTAAAAAAATATTTTTTCAATACGGTTTTTTTAATACGATATTTCAATCTGCAGCAGATTATGAATTGATGCTACGTTTCCTCCATAAACATAAAATTTCCACGCATTATCTTCCTGAAGTACTTGTAAAAATGCGTGTTGGAGGTAAAAGTAATGCGTCTTTCATCAACCGCATTAAAGCCAATAAAGAAGACCGTTTTGCTTGGAAAATAAATAATTTGCAGCCCAATTTTCTAACTCTTTGGTTGAAACCATTCTCCAAAATAAAACAGTTTTTCGGACAATAA
- a CDS encoding glycosyltransferase, which yields MNSTQKPKKILFLYTELASYFAACLNVLSNASNIEIHLVRLPVNKEAPFQFFLNEKIKVYEKNNFSAKELENLGEIISPDLIYCSGWIEKDYLKICKKFKNKIPVILGLDNSWEETFKQKIATLISPFTILKSFSHCWIPGKPQLSYAEKLGFPKKNILKGFYSADVDFFRNIYIDTKKQKENKMPHRLIFVGRYYEFKGIKDLWQAFIELKKETENDWELWCLGVGDIAPIQHPNIKHFGFIQASEMAHFIKETSVFVLPSHKEPWGVVVHEFAAAGFPLICSDKVGAASAFIEQNKNGYIYPSGNIKELKNMLKKIFFQSDKELFEMAEISAEKALQITPEKWTSTILSLINN from the coding sequence ATGAATTCTACACAAAAGCCGAAGAAAATACTCTTCTTGTACACTGAGCTGGCTTCGTATTTCGCAGCTTGTTTGAATGTATTATCCAACGCGAGTAATATCGAAATTCATCTTGTCAGATTGCCCGTAAACAAAGAAGCTCCTTTTCAATTTTTCTTAAATGAAAAAATAAAAGTGTATGAAAAAAATAATTTTTCAGCGAAAGAATTAGAAAATTTAGGAGAAATAATTTCACCTGATCTTATTTATTGCAGTGGCTGGATCGAAAAAGACTATTTGAAAATTTGCAAAAAATTTAAAAATAAAATTCCGGTAATTCTTGGCTTGGATAATTCTTGGGAAGAGACTTTTAAACAAAAAATAGCCACCTTAATCAGCCCTTTTACCATTCTAAAATCTTTTTCTCATTGCTGGATTCCTGGAAAACCGCAATTAAGTTACGCTGAAAAATTAGGCTTCCCGAAAAAAAATATTTTGAAAGGCTTTTACAGCGCAGATGTTGATTTTTTTCGTAATATATATATTGATACTAAAAAACAGAAAGAAAATAAAATGCCGCATCGCCTTATTTTTGTCGGTAGATATTATGAATTTAAAGGCATCAAAGATCTTTGGCAAGCATTTATCGAATTAAAAAAAGAAACTGAAAACGATTGGGAATTATGGTGTTTAGGCGTAGGTGATATAGCTCCGATCCAACATCCTAACATCAAACATTTTGGATTTATACAAGCTTCTGAAATGGCACATTTTATCAAAGAAACGAGCGTTTTTGTTTTACCGAGCCATAAAGAACCTTGGGGCGTAGTGGTTCACGAATTTGCAGCAGCTGGTTTTCCGTTGATATGCAGTGATAAAGTGGGTGCAGCTTCTGCTTTTATAGAACAAAATAAGAATGGCTACATTTACCCATCAGGAAATATAAAAGAGCTAAAAAACATGCTGAAAAAAATATTTTTTCAATCGGATAAAGAGCTGTTTGAAATGGCTGAAATTAGCGCTGAAAAAGCACTTCAAATAACTCCGGAAAAATGGACATCTACAATTTTATCCCTTATTAATAATTAA
- a CDS encoding WbqC family protein, which yields MKKISILQSNYIPWKGYFDLIAKSDVFVIYDEVQYTKNDWRNRNLISTKDGLKWLTIPVRQENLTQKIFESKISSNNWHKKHISSLQGNYSKATCFAEYKDQIFSLYENQSDFISEVNTSFIKAICKILDIKTQIIDSRELNLDGDRNLRLLEACKKLNADVYISGPAAKNYLQTDLFKQEGIDVEWMDYSGYQEYNQLHEPFAHGVTILDLIFNTGNDAKEYLKYAED from the coding sequence ATGAAAAAAATTTCTATACTACAATCTAATTACATTCCATGGAAAGGATATTTTGATTTAATAGCAAAGTCGGATGTATTTGTGATATACGATGAGGTGCAATACACAAAGAATGATTGGAGAAATAGGAACTTAATCAGTACAAAAGATGGGTTGAAATGGCTAACGATACCTGTAAGACAGGAAAATCTTACTCAAAAAATATTTGAATCTAAAATTTCAAGCAATAACTGGCACAAAAAACATATTTCCTCTTTACAAGGGAATTACTCTAAAGCAACTTGTTTTGCTGAATACAAAGATCAAATATTTAGCCTGTATGAAAATCAAAGTGATTTTATTTCAGAAGTCAATACTTCCTTTATTAAAGCTATTTGCAAAATACTTGATATTAAAACTCAGATTATTGATTCGAGAGAATTAAATTTAGATGGAGATAGAAATCTAAGGCTATTAGAAGCATGTAAAAAATTAAATGCAGATGTATATATATCTGGTCCTGCAGCAAAAAATTATTTACAAACAGATTTATTTAAACAAGAAGGTATTGACGTGGAATGGATGGACTACAGTGGCTACCAAGAATACAATCAGCTGCACGAGCCATTTGCGCATGGAGTTACAATTCTAGATTTGATTTTTAATACAGGTAACGATGCGAAGGAATATTTGAAATATGCAGAAGATTAG
- a CDS encoding glycosyltransferase family 4 protein produces the protein MKTKKKILVLIDWFLPGFKAGGPIQSCANLMDHLKEEVDFFVITRNTDYCETIPYPKIESNKWLDFSDGIKVFYFSKEELTKKNIQKIIFSNDYDLIYLNGIYSFYFTLIPLYLLNKKKDQKIILSTRGMLAESAISVKKTKKKIFLALVKRIGLFKNIIFHATSLAEEKDIRKQFGDTVTIGVAPNLPAKRKENNIIRKTKTTGKLRLINVARIAPEKNLFFALEILKEIKSEIIFDFYGPIYDKIYFEKCKQLIAKMPLNITVSYKNSLEREKINSTLSDYHFLFMPTLGENFGHIIFESLAAGCPVIISDQTPWKNLNSKNIGWDISLSQKNIFLEALEKAAAMSQEEYNLFSFSAFDYAKKISEDEENVKQNRTLFLNS, from the coding sequence TTGAAAACGAAAAAAAAAATATTGGTTTTGATAGATTGGTTTCTTCCCGGATTTAAAGCCGGAGGTCCGATTCAATCCTGCGCAAACTTGATGGATCACCTCAAAGAGGAAGTTGATTTTTTTGTAATAACACGTAACACCGATTATTGCGAAACAATTCCTTATCCAAAAATAGAAAGTAATAAATGGCTTGATTTTTCAGATGGAATAAAGGTTTTTTATTTTTCTAAAGAGGAATTAACTAAAAAGAATATTCAAAAAATTATTTTTTCGAACGACTATGATTTGATTTATTTGAATGGAATTTATTCGTTCTATTTTACTTTGATTCCTTTGTATTTACTAAATAAAAAGAAAGATCAAAAAATTATTTTATCTACAAGAGGAATGTTGGCTGAGAGTGCTATCTCAGTAAAAAAAACAAAGAAAAAAATATTTTTGGCGCTCGTAAAAAGAATCGGTTTATTTAAAAATATAATTTTTCACGCTACTTCTCTTGCAGAAGAAAAAGACATCCGAAAACAATTTGGAGATACTGTAACTATTGGAGTTGCGCCTAATTTACCTGCAAAGAGAAAAGAAAATAACATTATTAGAAAAACGAAAACAACCGGAAAATTACGCCTGATAAACGTAGCGCGAATTGCTCCTGAAAAAAATTTATTTTTTGCTTTGGAAATTTTAAAAGAAATAAAAAGTGAAATCATTTTCGATTTTTACGGACCTATTTACGACAAAATTTATTTTGAAAAATGCAAACAATTAATTGCTAAAATGCCTTTAAATATTACGGTCTCATATAAAAATAGTTTGGAGCGCGAAAAAATAAATTCCACTTTATCTGATTATCATTTTTTATTTATGCCTACACTTGGCGAAAACTTCGGACATATTATTTTTGAATCACTTGCTGCTGGATGTCCTGTGATTATAAGCGATCAAACACCTTGGAAAAATTTAAATTCAAAAAATATTGGTTGGGATATTTCCTTGTCTCAAAAAAATATTTTTTTGGAAGCCCTTGAAAAGGCTGCTGCGATGAGCCAAGAGGAATACAATCTTTTTTCTTTTTCTGCTTTCGATTACGCCAAAAAGATTTCCGAAGACGAAGAAAATGTAAAACAAAATCGAACATTGTTTTTAAATTCTTAA
- the rffA gene encoding dTDP-4-amino-4,6-dideoxygalactose transaminase, whose product MINFNKPYLTGKETDYIKEAVLSMKISGDGIFTKKCHQFFEKKYGFKKVLLTTSCTDALEMAAILLNIKEGDEVIAPSYTFVSTVNAFVLRGAKIVFVDSNLENPNMNVDAIEALITPKTRVIIPVHYAGMACDMDKIMQLATKYNLFVVEDAAQAIDSYYKKRPLGSIGHLAAFSFHETKNIISGEGGMLVINDEQFIHRAEIIREKGTNRSAFFRGEVNKYGWVDIGSSFLPSDIIAAFLYAQIEHLEDIQQKRKNTWNLYYKKLKTLELNGQIKLAVLPEYATNNAHMFYIVCENIKQRTELLQHLKENNIYAVFHYLSLHESDFYKHKHDGRVLPNSDHFTDCLIRLPLFYDLTTEEVTYICDAIHRFFSSKK is encoded by the coding sequence ATGATTAATTTTAACAAACCCTACCTCACTGGTAAAGAAACAGACTACATCAAGGAAGCTGTATTATCTATGAAAATTTCAGGCGATGGGATATTCACAAAAAAATGTCATCAATTTTTTGAAAAAAAATACGGTTTTAAAAAAGTTTTATTAACCACTTCCTGTACCGATGCGTTGGAAATGGCAGCCATTCTCCTCAATATTAAAGAAGGTGATGAAGTCATAGCTCCCTCCTACACCTTCGTATCAACAGTAAACGCTTTTGTATTGAGAGGTGCAAAAATAGTATTTGTAGATAGTAATTTGGAAAATCCAAACATGAATGTGGATGCTATTGAAGCGCTGATCACCCCTAAAACACGCGTAATTATACCTGTCCATTACGCGGGAATGGCTTGTGATATGGATAAAATAATGCAATTAGCAACTAAATACAATTTGTTTGTTGTGGAAGATGCGGCTCAAGCCATTGATTCCTACTACAAAAAAAGACCCTTGGGTTCCATCGGTCATTTAGCCGCATTTTCTTTTCACGAAACAAAAAATATTATTTCTGGAGAAGGCGGAATGCTGGTTATTAACGATGAACAATTTATTCACCGCGCAGAAATTATTCGGGAAAAAGGAACCAACCGTTCTGCTTTTTTTAGAGGAGAAGTAAATAAATACGGTTGGGTGGATATTGGTTCGTCTTTTTTACCTTCTGATATTATTGCAGCATTTTTATATGCACAAATTGAACACCTCGAAGACATCCAACAAAAAAGAAAAAACACTTGGAATCTTTATTACAAAAAACTCAAAACACTTGAATTAAACGGGCAAATAAAACTCGCTGTGCTTCCTGAATACGCAACAAATAATGCACACATGTTTTATATTGTTTGCGAAAATATAAAACAACGTACGGAACTCCTTCAACATTTAAAAGAGAATAATATCTACGCCGTTTTTCATTATTTATCTCTTCACGAAAGCGATTTTTATAAACACAAGCACGATGGCAGAGTACTCCCCAATTCCGACCACTTTACAGATTGTTTGATTCGTTTACCTCTTTTTTATGATCTCACAACGGAGGAAGTAACTTACATTTGTGATGCTATTCACCGATTTTTCTCATCGAAAAAATAA
- a CDS encoding glycosyltransferase family 2 protein gives MELSVITTLYKSKPFLGRFLSETIATIQQLNINSYELVFVNDGSPDDSVKYLLERKMEIPQIKIMDLSRNFGHHYAIQAGLRFCQGKFIFLIDNDLETSPAILQTFYNELQKTPSLDVVYGFQDIRKGSFIEKKGGALFWSILNKMSDVKIPHNILTERLMSYQYVQELLRMQDANLFMGGLMHWTGFEQKGIPVIKGIRDGESTYSLKKRMQLMFQAVTSFSAKPLEWLFYFGIIISLLSFIFILYLFVDKLIHKDAVELGWTSIIALNVLVLGILSTFLGIIGIYVSKIFRQVQGRPNYIIKKIYE, from the coding sequence ATGGAATTATCAGTCATTACAACTTTATATAAATCAAAACCATTTCTGGGAAGATTTTTGTCGGAAACGATAGCAACCATCCAACAATTAAATATTAATTCTTATGAATTGGTTTTTGTAAACGATGGCTCGCCGGATGATTCTGTCAAATATTTATTAGAACGAAAAATGGAAATTCCGCAAATAAAAATAATGGATTTATCTCGAAATTTCGGTCATCATTACGCCATCCAAGCTGGATTACGTTTTTGTCAAGGAAAATTTATTTTTTTGATAGACAATGACTTAGAGACATCCCCAGCGATACTGCAAACCTTTTATAATGAATTACAAAAAACTCCTTCATTAGACGTTGTATATGGCTTTCAGGATATTCGAAAAGGTAGTTTTATCGAGAAAAAAGGAGGAGCTCTTTTTTGGAGCATTTTAAATAAAATGTCAGATGTCAAAATTCCACACAATATCCTAACCGAACGATTAATGTCATACCAATATGTACAAGAATTACTCCGGATGCAAGATGCTAATTTATTTATGGGTGGTTTAATGCATTGGACAGGTTTTGAACAAAAAGGAATTCCTGTAATAAAAGGAATTCGCGATGGCGAAAGCACTTATTCGTTGAAGAAGAGGATGCAACTTATGTTTCAAGCTGTCACGTCTTTTTCAGCAAAGCCTTTAGAATGGCTCTTTTATTTCGGTATTATTATTTCCTTACTGAGTTTCATTTTCATTCTGTATTTATTTGTAGATAAACTAATACATAAAGATGCCGTCGAATTGGGATGGACATCTATTATTGCTTTAAATGTTTTAGTTTTGGGTATTCTTTCTACTTTTTTAGGGATAATTGGAATTTACGTTTCTAAAATATTCCGACAAGTACAAGGAAGACCAAATTATATTATAAAAAAAATATATGAGTAA